CGCCGGCTGCTCCTGGAGGCTTCTCCCCTAATCTCTTACCGTTGGGCCGCCGAATTTCGCGGAATCGCGCGCTGCTTGTATCTGCCGTTTCTCATGAGGAATCGGTGACCTCTCTTCTCTTTTACTTTAATGTTCGTCATTTATTTGCGAGATTTGACTTTCTGCATTGTAGGGAGGACGGGAACATATGCAATGTAAATCGCTAGACCCGCGCGAGCTATGCTTTGTGCTTCTAGTTTTATTGTTTGTAGCAAGAATATTTTCGGACTAATTTGTCTAgttcttaattttatttttcctttccttATGTTTGGTCGGTCTGCAAGTGGGGTTTGGggtcattgatgacattcttgtACTTGATTGCTTAATCACCTTATGTGCCCCTCACAATTTAATTGAATTTGACTGCTAAAGGATGTGTACAAGATTTGTTGTTTGCGTTTAGATTTGATGCTTACATTCATTTTATGTTTTGGCGAGAAACTTGGGTAGCTTGAGACGGTTGAGAAACAATGCAACTAAGAAAGGAATGTGTAATTTCTGAAGGCTGACTTTATGTCGGTTTCTGTTGTTAAGTGGAAGTCCGGCTTTGGAATTAGGCGATTCTAAATTCAGTTTTATTCATATTCCAGGGCTGTGCTTGTTCTCTACTTTCATCTTACATTGGaaactctttttttttcctttcgcTGTACAACTGTGCGATGTGATGTTTTCTTTGTGCATCAAAAGCTTTTTGAACGTCAAAAGCTTTTTGAATCATAGAATCATAATTCCAGTTCAATTTGTTTTCAGAAGCCTTCAGATATTGGTATAGAGGAGGAGGATTTGAAAGAGGGAGCTGAAGAATCACATGTGGCATGGCAGCAGAtgctcaaatcttttaaagaaCAATCCTTAAAATTGCAGAGTGTCTCAAAAGAAGCATATAAACTTTACAGTGAAAAGGCAGTGATCTTATTACAAGAAACTtctgaaaaattgaaaattcaaGCTGAAAAAGCAAGACTGGATCTGAGTATTATTGCTTCAGAAATAACTGAAGAAAGCAAAGAATACTTGGCCACGGCTGCAGATAATTACCCGGAGCCTGTGAAGGATATTGTTGACACCTTTGCTTCTTCCCGTGATGAGTTGAATGATGTCTCTAAAGTGCGAGACTTCTACGTTGGAATACCTTATGGTATGTTGAGCAAAAAAGTGCTTGCTCGCATTTGCTCTGTGGAAATTTGACTTTTAACTGATACAAAAAGTCACACCGgctgaaatatttttatgttcttATCCTACTTACGCTTTCCAGGTGCTGTTCTTTCTGTTGGAGGCTTTCTTTCTTTCATGCTCACTGGAAGTATACCTGCCATCAGGTTTGGCATTATTCTTGGTGGTACTCTTTTGGCGATGAGTATATCAagtttgaaatcttggaaaaagGGGGAGTCATCACCTTTAGTCTTGAAAGGGCAAGCAGGTCTGTATTCCATTGGAAATTTGtacatttatttcatttttctctgtATTGATGGCAGTTTTGCTTTTCCTTGGCTATCTATCTGTTCATTGGCATTGAAAAGCATGCTTGTAGTTACACTTGCAACTTGCTGGCTAAAAGCTTGTTAATCATCGAAAGGTGTCTCATATATGATCCTTAACTTTCAAGCTTTTCCTGAGAAATTGTTTGATGGACGCTTGCTGACTTGCTCATACCTTACATATATTATGCATTAGTCCTTGTTTTATACTTTCAGTTTTATATTGCATCACGTTGTTTGCCCCTCTAAGATTTTGCACTGTACATGGTGTTGTCTGCTTGTAATTAGATTATATATAACCATTTATACTAGGACACAATTATTATTCTGTTATGTATCCCATGATTTGGTTGTTTATGGGAAGGAATCATCTTGATTTAGAATAATCTTGTCTGATCGAGTGCTTTCTAAAATTGGAATAAACTTTACTAATGCTATTCTTGATGTGATTTTGGATCTGTTGTTGCTGCAGCAATTGCTACTATATTATTTCTGAGACAATTGCGCTTGTTGTCTTTGGTAAGTTCTGTTTTCTCACAGCCATGAGAGAATGTTAATTTGATGAAGTTGTAAGCGATGTTCTTTTATTGCTCTAACATCATTCATTTTGTGCTCCTTTGCAGCGGCCATTTATATTCAACTTTTTCACAACCTTTGTCAGGTCTCC
The sequence above is a segment of the Primulina tabacum isolate GXHZ01 chromosome 6, ASM2559414v2, whole genome shotgun sequence genome. Coding sequences within it:
- the LOC142548626 gene encoding protein FATTY ACID EXPORT 3, chloroplastic; amino-acid sequence: MTLCPPPSASLGFQSFLKTTTRCKLSISPAAPGGFSPNLLPLGRRISRNRALLVSAVSHEESKPSDIGIEEEDLKEGAEESHVAWQQMLKSFKEQSLKLQSVSKEAYKLYSEKAVILLQETSEKLKIQAEKARLDLSIIASEITEESKEYLATAADNYPEPVKDIVDTFASSRDELNDVSKVRDFYVGIPYGAVLSVGGFLSFMLTGSIPAIRFGIILGGTLLAMSISSLKSWKKGESSPLVLKGQAAIATILFLRQLRLLSLRPFIFNFFTTFVSGGVFAFYLYRIIRDRGQPREPNSGARLQD